In Candidatus Binatia bacterium, a genomic segment contains:
- a CDS encoding branched-chain amino acid ABC transporter permease, whose translation MTFWIIQLLNGISFGMLLFLLAAGLSLIYGLMRILNLAHGSYYLIGGYVGLTVVRLTDSFVLAALAAPIAVALLGVVMERFFLRRFPNQELPQVLLTFGFLFIFADLALWIWGGNPQTLPKPEIFSSSIWIGGLVFPSYRLFVIATGIVIGIGLWWLQEKTRLGAMIRAGVDDEEMARGVGVNVSLLSTAVFGFGAFLAALGGILGGPFVGVYPGADFEVLLLAFVVTIVGGLGSLKGAFVGGLLIGLLDNFGKSLFPEFALFTIFAPMAIILAIRPTGLFGRR comes from the coding sequence GTGACCTTCTGGATTATCCAACTCCTGAACGGCATCTCCTTCGGGATGCTTCTCTTTCTTTTGGCCGCCGGACTTTCGCTCATCTACGGCCTCATGCGCATCCTCAATCTCGCGCACGGCTCGTATTATCTCATCGGCGGCTATGTCGGACTCACCGTCGTTCGCCTCACGGACAGTTTCGTGCTGGCTGCGCTCGCCGCGCCGATCGCCGTCGCGCTCCTCGGCGTCGTCATGGAGCGTTTTTTTCTCCGCCGCTTTCCCAACCAGGAGCTTCCCCAGGTGCTGCTCACCTTCGGCTTTCTCTTCATCTTCGCCGACCTCGCCCTCTGGATCTGGGGAGGAAATCCGCAGACACTGCCCAAACCCGAGATATTTTCTTCTTCGATTTGGATAGGCGGCCTCGTGTTTCCGAGCTATCGCCTCTTCGTGATCGCGACCGGCATCGTCATCGGTATCGGCCTCTGGTGGCTTCAGGAGAAGACCCGTCTTGGCGCGATGATCCGGGCCGGAGTGGACGACGAAGAGATGGCGCGCGGCGTCGGCGTCAACGTCTCGCTGCTCTCGACCGCGGTTTTCGGTTTCGGCGCGTTTCTCGCGGCCCTCGGCGGAATCCTCGGCGGGCCTTTCGTCGGGGTTTATCCGGGCGCCGACTTCGAAGTTCTTCTCCTGGCGTTCGTCGTGACCATCGTGGGCGGCCTCGGAAGCCTCAAGGGAGCGTTCGTCGGCGGACTCCTGATCGGATTGCTCGACAATTTCGGCAAGTCGCTGTTCCCGGAGTTTGCGCTCTTCACCATCTTTGCGCCGATGGCGATCATCCTGGCGATCAGGCCCACGGGACTTTTCGGCCGCCGATGA
- a CDS encoding four helix bundle protein, with translation MIRLYATLPKRVEAQILGHQMLRSGTSVGAHYREAQRAKSDADFISKIEGGLQELEESFYCWSF, from the coding sequence ATCATCCGGCTCTATGCAACATTACCCAAGAGAGTCGAAGCGCAAATTTTGGGGCATCAAATGCTTCGATCTGGAACTTCCGTTGGGGCACATTATCGCGAAGCTCAAAGAGCCAAATCCGATGCGGATTTTATAAGTAAGATCGAGGGCGGATTACAGGAGTTAGAGGAAAGCTTCTACTGTTGGAGCTTCTAG
- a CDS encoding branched-chain amino acid ABC transporter permease, whose product MKTRVFFIGVSASVLLALPLLLSSYQLGLLTKMLIFGLFAMSLDLLVGYTGLPSLGHAAFFGAGAYTVSLLALRVANNFWLDFPAGLVMAAAVSALFGLLALRTHEAYFLMITLALGQVLWGVAFGWRSLTGGDDGLPGVPRPDLGLPWSLSGGVAFYYFVFIFFVLAAAVLWIIVRSPFGNALVGIRQSEARMEVLGYNVWLYKYCAFILSGFFAGLAGNLFAYYNGFVSPTYLSVIFSATALLMVILGGAGTLFGPALGAAIIVYLENEISAYTQRWLLVLGVIYVIVTLCAPDGVVGLLQRWSRSRRS is encoded by the coding sequence ATGAAAACGCGCGTTTTCTTCATCGGCGTTTCGGCGTCGGTCCTGCTGGCGCTTCCACTGCTCCTCTCGTCGTATCAACTCGGCTTGCTCACCAAGATGTTGATCTTCGGTCTTTTCGCCATGAGTCTCGATCTGCTCGTCGGCTACACGGGGCTCCCTTCCCTCGGCCATGCGGCTTTCTTCGGCGCAGGGGCGTACACGGTCTCCCTTCTCGCCCTTCGCGTCGCGAATAATTTTTGGCTCGACTTCCCTGCGGGCCTCGTTATGGCCGCGGCGGTCAGCGCGCTCTTCGGTCTTCTCGCCTTGCGCACGCACGAGGCCTATTTTCTGATGATTACCCTCGCACTGGGTCAAGTCCTTTGGGGCGTCGCTTTCGGCTGGCGCTCGCTCACCGGCGGCGACGACGGACTCCCGGGAGTTCCGCGGCCCGATCTCGGCCTGCCGTGGTCGCTGTCCGGCGGCGTGGCATTCTACTACTTCGTATTCATCTTTTTCGTCCTTGCCGCCGCCGTTCTCTGGATCATCGTGCGCTCGCCGTTCGGCAACGCCCTCGTCGGTATTCGACAGAGCGAAGCGCGCATGGAAGTTCTGGGCTACAACGTCTGGCTGTACAAGTATTGCGCTTTCATCCTTTCCGGCTTCTTCGCGGGGCTGGCCGGCAACCTCTTCGCCTACTACAATGGCTTCGTGAGTCCGACCTACTTGAGCGTTATCTTTTCCGCGACTGCGCTCCTCATGGTGATACTCGGCGGCGCCGGCACGCTCTTCGGGCCCGCCCTGGGAGCCGCGATCATCGTCTATCTGGAGAACGAGATCAGCGCCTATACGCAGCGGTGGCTCCTCGTTTTGGGCGTCATCTACGTGATCGTGACTCTCTGCGCTCCGGACGGAGTCGTCGGGCTTCTGCAACGATGGTCAAGGAGCCGGCGCTCATGA
- a CDS encoding ABC transporter ATP-binding protein — translation MLEVKEIHTYYGESYVLQGVSLALGEGEVVAVLGRNGVGKTTLIRSITGLTPPRRGRILFQGRDITDLAAHQIARLGFGLVPQGRRIFPSLSVRENLVINQCKGPNSGWGLSQILDLFPVLKHRLRNPGNHLSGGEQQMLACGRALISQPAILLMDEPSEGLAPLLVRELGRILQRLKETGVSILIVEQNLGFALRIADRVYLMSKGKIVHESLPKELWENEEIKARYLGV, via the coding sequence ATGCTTGAAGTCAAGGAAATCCACACTTACTACGGCGAGAGCTACGTCCTTCAGGGAGTCTCGCTGGCTCTCGGAGAAGGCGAAGTGGTGGCCGTGCTCGGGCGCAACGGAGTGGGAAAAACCACGCTGATCCGCTCCATCACAGGATTGACGCCGCCGCGTCGCGGCCGGATTCTGTTTCAGGGACGCGACATCACCGACCTTGCCGCGCATCAAATTGCTCGTCTGGGTTTCGGCCTGGTTCCCCAAGGCCGCCGTATTTTTCCGTCATTGAGTGTGCGCGAGAACCTTGTCATCAACCAATGCAAGGGACCGAACTCCGGCTGGGGGCTCAGCCAGATTCTCGATCTTTTTCCCGTTCTCAAGCACCGGCTCCGCAACCCGGGAAATCACCTCTCGGGCGGCGAGCAGCAGATGCTCGCTTGCGGCCGCGCGCTGATTTCTCAGCCGGCGATCCTCTTGATGGACGAGCCGTCCGAAGGACTCGCGCCTCTGCTGGTCCGGGAGCTGGGCCGGATTCTCCAGCGGCTCAAAGAGACCGGCGTTTCCATCCTCATCGTGGAACAAAACCTCGGCTTCGCTCTGCGGATAGCGGACCGCGTCTACCTCATGAGCAAAGGCAAGATCGTGCACGAATCGCTGCCGAAGGAGTTGTGGGAAAACGAAGAGATCAAGGCGCGGTACCTGGGGGTGTGA
- a CDS encoding ABC transporter ATP-binding protein, which produces MIALSVEGLTKDFGGLRALDHVSIAVAAGERLAIIGPNGAGKTTFFDIVTGLASPSAGRVMLFGHDATGLPVHSRARLGLGRTFQTTRLFSQLTVFDNVLLAVQASEAIRFTLHRPLTAYRHLFERARGLLEEWSLLDRSAATAKQLSYGEQRQLELVLAIAGKPKVLLLDEPTAGLSPAETASVAAMIRRFPAEMTILLIEHDMDVAFDLCERTAVLFQGRILAQGTTAEVRQNAEVTEIYLGTADA; this is translated from the coding sequence ATGATCGCGCTTTCGGTTGAAGGTCTCACGAAAGATTTCGGCGGTCTCCGCGCCCTCGACCACGTTTCCATCGCGGTCGCGGCAGGGGAACGTCTTGCCATCATCGGGCCGAACGGCGCCGGGAAGACCACGTTCTTCGACATCGTCACCGGCCTCGCGTCTCCCTCGGCGGGGCGGGTCATGTTGTTCGGCCATGACGCGACCGGTTTGCCCGTCCATAGCAGGGCGCGGCTCGGTCTGGGCCGGACGTTTCAAACTACGCGGCTCTTTTCCCAACTCACCGTTTTCGACAACGTTCTGCTGGCGGTGCAGGCGTCGGAGGCGATTCGCTTCACACTGCACCGGCCTCTTACCGCGTACCGGCATCTCTTCGAGCGTGCGCGCGGCCTTCTCGAAGAATGGAGTCTTCTCGATCGGAGCGCGGCGACGGCCAAGCAGCTCTCTTACGGAGAGCAGCGGCAGTTGGAGCTGGTGTTGGCGATCGCGGGGAAGCCTAAGGTTCTCCTGCTCGATGAGCCGACCGCCGGCCTGTCGCCGGCCGAGACTGCGTCGGTGGCGGCCATGATCCGGCGCTTCCCCGCCGAGATGACCATTCTCCTCATCGAACACGACATGGACGTAGCTTTCGATCTGTGCGAGCGGACGGCGGTGCTTTTCCAGGGGCGCATTTTGGCTCAGGGAACAACGGCGGAGGTCCGACAAAACGCGGAAGTCACCGAGATATACCTGGGAACCGCTGATGCTTGA